A stretch of Halichondria panicea chromosome 1, odHalPani1.1, whole genome shotgun sequence DNA encodes these proteins:
- the LOC135343897 gene encoding opioid-binding protein/cell adhesion molecule homolog, with translation MDVGIALIALIPLCLIPCVHGQTCSETFDLTDDLSINASLATSCIRCIVGGQFITDVQWIAEPSIVLTDGMNGVSVTSMPGILVITDADAFFNGLGIPVRLHCGGGVDSIYPAGLSAPIVSIPDNGVVTEGGDIRLTCISTNNRPGTFQRHWYNPAGEEISVFQTPQLTNVQRDQAGDYTCRLTSIQSGDFAEDSGTLIVNYMPSIASSNPASNMVFITGTISLSCISDSVPVSVITWLHEGSLLSNGVGGAIINSAGGFSNLMRSELTTTSGGTYTCVATNVVGSANASVEVIIQASCCQPFHNLST, from the exons atggatgttggtatagCTCTGATAGCTCTCATCCCCCTCTGCTTAATTCCTT GTGTCCATGGCCAGACTTGCAGTGAAACTTTCGATCTGACTGATGATCTTTCTATAAATGCTTCACTGGCTACCTCCTGCATACGATGCATTGTAGGTGGACAGTTCATAACTGATGTGCAGTGGATTGCTGAACCTAGTATAGTTCTTACTGACGGAATGAATGGAGTATCTGTTACTTCAATGCCTGGTATCTTGGTAATCACTGATGCTGATGCTTTCTTTAATGGTCTGGGGATACCTGTCAGACTTCACTGCGGCGGTGGGGTTGATTCCATTTACCCAGCTG GCCTTTCTGCACCGATTGTTAGTATCCCAGATAATGGGGTAGTCACAGAGGGAGGGGATATAAGGCTCACCTGTATCTCGACCAACAACCGACCAGGGACATTCCAGCGGCATTGGTACAATCCAGCTGGGGAAGAAATTTCTGTATTTCAAACACCACAGCTAACGAACGTACAAAGAGACCAAGCTGGAGATTATACTTGTCGACTGACTAGCATACAAAGTGGAGATTTTGCTGAAGACTCGGGAACTTTGATCGTTAACT ATATGCCCAGTATAGCGTCTAGTAATCCAGCCTCTAACATGGTCTTCATAACTGGAACCATATCTCTCTCCTGTATCTCTGACTCTGTCCCAGTCTCTGTTATAACCTGGCTACATGAAGGGTCACTTCTGAGTAATGGCGTTGGTGGAGCTATCATTAACTCTGCTGGTGGATTTTCCAATCTAATGAGGTCAGAACTGACTACAACCAGCGGCGGTACTTACACTTGTGTTGCAACAAATGTAGTTGGTTCTGCAAATGCCAGTGTGGAAGTTATCATTCAAG CCTCCTGTTGCCAGCCTTTTCACAACCTCTCCACCTGA
- the LOC135337018 gene encoding uncharacterized protein LOC135337018, with the protein MNGTIGSSTSPGPATSLGSSTPPGPATSSGSSTSSGSSTSPGPATSSGSSTGSSTPPGPATSSGSSTPSGSSTPSGSSTPPGPAASSGSSTAPGPAASSGSSTPPGPATSSGSSTPPGPAASSGSSTPPGPAASSGSSTSSGSSTPPGPATSSGSSTPPGPATSSGSSTPPGPATSSGSSTPPGPATSSGSSTAHTQALVMLVKSHYEMAKSSNSPLIKQTKTDQ; encoded by the coding sequence ATGAATGGCACAATAGGGTCATCCACATCACCAGGGCCCGCCACATCATTAGGGTCATCCACACCACCAGGGCCCGCCACATCATCAGGGTCATCCACATCATCAGGGTCATCCACATCACCAGGGCCCGCCACATCATCAGGGTCATCCACAGGGTCATCCACACCACCAGGGCCCGCCACATCATCAGGGTCATCCACACCATCAGGGTCATCCACACCATCAGGGTCATCCACACCACCAGGGCCCGCCGCATCATCAGGGTCATCCACAGCACCAGGGCCCGCCGCATCATCAGGGTCATCCACACCACCAGGGCCCGCCACATCATCAGGGTCATCCACACCACCAGGGCCCGCCGCATCATCAGGGTCATCCACACCACCAGGGCCCGCCGCATCATCAGGGTCATCCACATCATCAGGGTCATCCACACCACCAGGGCCCGCCACATCATCAGGGTCATCCACACCACCAGGGCCCGCCACATCATCGGGGTCATCCACACCACCAGGGCCCGCCACATCATCAGGGTCATCCACACCACCAGGGCCCGCCACATCATCAGGGTCAtccacagcacacacacaggcactggttATGCTAGTGAAATCTCACTACGAAATGGCCAAATCGTCAAACTCTCCTCTCATCAAGCAGACAAAAACTGACCAGTAG
- the LOC135343763 gene encoding hemicentin-1-like, which translates to MGVMTASGGVLILLCIYSTNIVFSAHTEVGVAPSFNSEQEDVVVFATNEDGSNSDLSLQCDVSGTPTPTVTWYRGDDVVDAGFILSNGNFLFQNITEGEHASMVGVIYRCEATNTIGEPGFIATIRSRDITVHYAFFGGFMPTEEVRTFVPTALPTAGFGIDIALECRVGDSQPPPDIVWFQDGTPLVENTDTNLIRFLEGGRWAYIRDIETFSRDYRCEVRNARMHESVRSPQTYFVNGTGLVTGMDFVYKEIGDLTAFSAEGEDEDFEFSYVASQGTLNRVCAFSNSVGTNTDSNEAVGTITNLPAPPDVVTLQCREGQATVISSGTVTVQRRAMITVDPSNAREVIVGSSSAMPTSFSCANTGYPATSTVWYFNGDVIDSLFVGIVFDDTMLTIANPQVSHSGVYQCFVSNTVSEDNAAWLLEVRAPVAPTALAFNETVIGAVRDRQVGTLFMGDFGTMVTVPVSVEADPCLSVQWSFKGSNIANGDQYTITNPCSDVNAESPFTFMLTVTSLTIETSGAYSAIFSNLAGSRVLPDLYITVPVATSDPISSLSLSVIDNSAAMCLLNASTVIITCQTDGFPRPEVRFLMRRNVITPGEGNFQRVSQTFADQIQLSDIIMGDAATYSCESITESTVFQENPFVFCTDPIITNFSSTPNTIVGVRLNIECEVRGIPTPEIIWRKDGNVLSSGDGIDISRPSGNLFLSRVNIDSATLANAGVYTCVWRNAAGTVSMVINVEVMITDVEMLEKPLSMESIIGLAIGVPAIILLIILITLVAILLSLLLVKSRKKGAYTTDPVISSNPAYGLTKENTSSGNAVYDTVT; encoded by the exons ATGGGTGTCATGACAGCAAGTGGAGGAGTTCTTATCTTACTCTGCATCTACAGCACCAATATTGTGTTCTCTGCACACACAG AGGTAGGAGTGGCTCCTAGTTTCAACAGTGAGCAAGAAGATGTGGTTGTCTTTGCAACCAATGAAGATGGATCTAATTCAGATCTTAGCTTACAATGCGATGTTTCTGGGACCCCTACACCTACCGTGACTTGGTACAGGGGAGATGACGTGGTTGACGCTGGCTTTATACTTTCTAATGGTAACTTCTTGTTTCAAAATATCACTGAGGGAGAACATGCTTCCATGGTTGGAGTTATCTATCGCTGTGAGGCTACTAACACCATTGGAGAGCCTGGCTTCATTGCAACCATCCGCAGTAGAGACATCACTGTCCACTATGCAT TTTTCGGTGGCTTTATGCCAACTGAGGAAGTGCGTACGTTTGTACCAACTGCACTTCCTACTGCTGGGTTTGGTATTGACATAGCTCTTGAGTGCAGGGTTGGGGACTCGCAGCCACCTCCAGACATCGTGTGGTTTCAAGACGGTACACCTTTAGTCGAGAACACGGACACTAATCTCATAAGGTTTCTGGAGGGTGGAAGATGGGCCTACATTCGAGATATTGAGACTTTCTCACGCGATTATCGCTGCGAAGTAAGGAATGCTCGAATGCACGAATCAGTGAGAAGCCCTCAGACATACTTTGTCAACGGTACTGGACTAGTAACTGGaatggattttgtgtacaaGGAAATAGGAGATCTTACTGCTTTTTCTGCAGAGGGAGAGGACGAGGACTTTGAGTTCAGCTATGTTGCTTCACAAGGGACACTAAATCGTGTTTGTGCTTTCTCTAATAGTGTTGGAACCAACACTGATTCCAACGAAGCAGTGGGTACGATCACAAACCTACCTGCTCCTCCAGATGTAGTCACTCTGCAATGTAGAGAGGGCCAAGCCACTGTTATCAGTAGTGGAACAGTCACAGTGCAAC ggagagCCATGATAACGGTGGATCCCTCAAACGCACGTGAAGTGATTGTAGGATCAAGCTCTGCTATGCCTACCTCCTTCTCCTGTGCCAACACTGGCTACCCTGCAACCTCAACAGTGTGGTACTTCAATGGAGATGTAATTGACTCTTTATTCGTTGGAATTGTCTTTGACGACACTATGCTGACTATTGCAAACCCTCAAGTCAGTCACTCTGGAGTGTACCAGTGCTTTGTCAGCAATACAGTGTCTGAAGATAATGCTGCCTGGTTGTTGGAGGTCAGAGCTCCag TTGCACCCACTGCCCTGGCTTTCAATGAGACTGTCATTGGAGCAGTGAGAGACAGACAAGTTGGTACTCTCTTTATGGGTGACTTTGGGACCATGGTAACAGTACCTGTGTCTGTGGAGGCTGACCCATGCCTGAGTGTACAGTGGTCCTTCAAAGGCTCTAACATTGCTAACGGAGACCAATACACTATCACCAACCCTTGCAGTGATGTTAATGCGGAATCTCCCTTCACGTTTATGTTGACCGTGACTAGTCTGACCATCGAAACATCAGGGGCTTATTCTGCTATCTTCAGCAATCTTGCTGGAAGCAGGGTTCTTCCAGACTTGTACATTACTGTACCAG TTGCCACTAGCGATCCAATTTCTTCATTGAGCTTGTCAGTTATTGATAACTCTGCTGCTATGTGTCTACTCAACGCCAGCACTGTCATTATCACTTGCCAAACCGATGGCTTTCCACGGCCTGAAGTAAGATTTCTAATGAGGCGCAACGTCATCACTCCAGGAGAGGGGAACTTCCAAAGAGTATCACAAACCTTTGCCGACCAG ATACAACTGTCTGATATCATCATGGGTGATGCTGCAACGTACAGTTGTGAAAGTATAACTGAGTCTACCGTATTTCAAGAGAATCCATTTGTATTTTGCA CCGATCCGATCATCACAAACTTTAGTTCTACACCAAACACAATAGTAGGCGTTAGACTGAATATAGAGTGTGAGGTCAGGGGAATCCCCACACCGGAAATTATATGGCGTAAAGATGGTAACGTGCTTTCTTCTGGAGATGGTATCGATATTTCCAGGCCTTCTGGCAACTTGTTTCTGTCTCGAGTAAATATCGACAGTGCTACGCTAGCCAATGCTGGTGTGTACACATGTGTATGGAGGAATGCAGCTGGAACCGTTTCCATGGTAATCAACGTGGAGGTCATGATAACTGATGTGGAAATGCTAG AAAAACCATTGAGTATGGAGTCTATTATTGGACTGGCTATTGGGGTTCCCGCCATCATCCTTCTGATTATTCTCATAACTCTGGTTGCAATATTGCTCAGTTTATTGCTCGTGAAGTCAAGGAAGAAAGGCGCCTACACTACAGACCCTGTCATCTCCAGCAACCCAGCGTATGGTCTAACCAAAGAGAACACGTCAAGCGGAAATGCTGTGTATGACACTGTAACTTAG
- the LOC135343809 gene encoding dentin sialophosphoprotein-like, translated as MMGQTKERKWGSSGSQPRDRLPSALKRPVVETSDVVRWARPPSAMRPPSARPDSRISRPGSRMESRPDSRLHSKPQELIRPKSGVRPLSGKVFMRRTNDHGWVAKAYNVSEPMGVQSQPELSLFDDASDVDSLDSFFDDDFDVQTSDEKLGNLLSCNTLGVEAKGNRPDWVAGKLSIPEFHCPRCRDHWYGITDVPCDEELARLIREGLWHTGREEVKGNSGHQRRRAHGKTDRDRNYKSHSSVSLSSKSSSIELHRNAQSKDVKGLRESNLASEEKDSKKPKKRITFKLDSDFESGGSNSGSGTQLDGYGRYKKAQGTKSFGDGLPSGDSRQLESSDVSGQQASGVNSVGGGVGDARDTRDGGGGGVAGNHRKETLNNSNNQQIKSSGNSGLLDRRKKRTNQDSVDGLIQSSSDGQESSGVRHGSLETAAAAAGVTINSGGGCDKKSAFSEQSDSTLKTTGDSNTSNGTGQDAGNTHATTTSVIGNGRRNSETRGSDSSSLISSSQVRHTGGSRRGSLSTEDHGRNVRKAGGYMRAVSPSASDWGDPTHARPFISSTATSRTVSRVGSAVNLLSNSDDKDNKHLSLPPIVPAINNKKPLLDLSDLKGGLQFTRAWAFSYHK; from the exons ATGATGGGGCAGACTAAAGAG CGCAAGTGGGGCTCCAGTGGTTCCCAGCCTCGTGATCGTCTGCCCTCGGCTCTCAAGAGACCAGTAGTGGAGACTAGTGATGTAGTTCGATGGGCCAGACCACCCTCTGCCATGAGACCACCCTCTGCCAGACCCGATTCCAGAATCTCCAGACCAGGATCAAGAATGGAATCAAGACCAGACTCTCGTCTTCATTCTAAACCTCAGGAACTTATT AGACCCAAATCTGGAGTGCGCCCATTATCTGGAAAGGTGTTCATGCGTCGGACTAACGACCATGGCTGGGTTGCCAAGGCCTACAATGTCAGCGAGCCAATGGGAGTGCAGAGTCAGCCTGAGCTGAGCCTGTTTGATGATGCCTCAGATGTTGATTCACTTGACTCTTTCTTTGATGATGACTTCGATGTCCAAACATCAGATGAGAAATtgggtaatctactctcttgcAATACTCTGGGAGTGGAAGCAAAG GGCAACCGACCTGACTGGGTGGCTGGGAAGCTGAGTATACCAGAGTTCCATTGTCCACGTTGCCGTGATCATTGGTACGGGATAACAGACGTGCCATGCGATGAAGAGCTGGCCAGACTGATACGTGAAGGGCTGTGGCACACTGGCAGGGAGGAGGTCAAAGGTAACAGTGGACATCAAAGGAGGAGAGCGCATGGGAAGACGGACAGAGATAGAAACTATAAAAGCCATTCAAGTGTTTCTCTATCATCCAAATCCTCCAGTATTGAACTGCATAGAAATGCCCAAAGTAAAGATGTCAAAGGTCTAAGAGAATCTAATCTAGCGAGTGAAGAAAAAGATTCGAAAAAGCCCAAGAAACGCATTACATTCAAACTGGACAGTGATTTTGAGAGTGGTGGTTCCAACAGTGGCAGTGGGACTCAACTGGATGGCTATGGTAGGTACAAGAAGGCCCAAGGAACTAAGAGCTTTGGAGATGGTCTCCCCTCGGGCGATAGCAGACAATTAGAGAGCTCTGATGTATCGGGCCAACAAGCCAGTGGTGTGAACAGTGTGGGAGGTGGTGTTGGTGATGCTCGTGATACTCGTGATggtggtggagggggcgtggctggcAATCACAGGAAAGAAACTCTGAATAACTCTAACAACCAACAAATTAAATCCTCCGGCAATTCTGGCTTATTGGATAGAAGAAAGAAGAGAACGAACCAGGACTCTGTTGATGGATTGATACAGTCTAGCTCTGATGGGCAAGAATCCAGTGGTGTGAGGCATGGCTCATTGGAgactgctgctgctgctgctggtGTCACTATCAACAGTGGTGGTGGTTGTGACAAGAAAAGTGCCTTCAGTGAGCAATCAGACTCCACTCTTAAAACAACTGGTGACTCAAACACAAGCAATGGAACTGGACAAGATGCCGGCAACACTCATGCCACAACTACAAGCGTTATCGGTAATGGAAGAAGGAACAGTGAAACAAGAGGAAGTGACTCATCATCCCTGATTTCCTCTTCTCAAGTACGCCACACTGGGGGGAGCAGACGAGGTTCCCTCTCAACAGAGGACCACGGGAGGAATGTCCGTAAGGCAGGGGGATACATGAGAGCTGTGAGTCCCAGTGCTTCAGACTGGGGGGACCCTACACACGCTAGACCTTTCATCTCCAGCACTGCTACGTCACGTACTGTGTCACGTGTTGGCTCAGCTGTCAACCTGCTCAGTAATAGTGATGACAAGGATAACAAACATTTGTCATTGCCACCCATTGTACCAGCGATCAATAACAAGAAACCTCTACTCGATCTTTCTGACCTCAAGGGAGGCTTACAGTTCACAAGAGCATGGGCATTTTCATACCACAAGTAG